A part of Tiliqua scincoides isolate rTilSci1 chromosome 13, rTilSci1.hap2, whole genome shotgun sequence genomic DNA contains:
- the PDAP1 gene encoding 28 kDa heat- and acid-stable phosphoprotein translates to MPKGGRKGGHKGRARQYTSPEEIDAQLQAEKQKAKEEEEAQEEGGDGATGDPKKEKKSLDSDESEEEDDEDYQPKHKGVEGMIDIENPNRVAQTAKKVTQIDMESPRELSRREREEIEKQKAKERYMKMHLAGKTEQAKADLARLAIIRKQREEAAKKKEEERKAKDEASVAGKRMQSLSLNK, encoded by the exons GTAGGAAAGGAGGCCACAAGGGCCGGGCGCGGCAATACACAAGCCCCGAGGAGATTGATGCCCAGCTCCAAGCGGAGAAACAGAAGGCCAAG gaggaggaggaagcacaaGAGGAAGGAGGTGATGGGGCAACAGGAGATCCCAAAAAGGAGAAGAAATCGCTAGACTCAGATGAGAGTGAAGAGGAGGACGACGAAGACTACCAG cCAAAGCACAAAGGAGTGGAAGGCATGATAGACATAGAGAATCCCAATCGCGTTGCACAGACAGCCAAAAAAGTTACTCAGATAGACATGGAGAGCCCCAGGGAACTGTCGCGGAGAGAGCG agaagaaattgaaaaacaGAAAGCGAAAGAGAGGTACATGAAGATGCACCTGGCGGGGAAAACAGAACAGGCCAAGGCAGATCTTGCCCGACTAGCCATCATCCGGAAACAGAGGGAAGAGGCGgccaaaaagaaagaggaggagcgGAAAG CGAAAGATGAAGCCAGTGTGGCAGGCAAAAGAATGCAGTCGCTGTCCCTTAACAAATAA